A window from Podospora bellae-mahoneyi strain CBS 112042 chromosome 1 map unlocalized CBS112042p_1, whole genome shotgun sequence encodes these proteins:
- the PXR1 gene encoding telomerase inhibitor (EggNog:ENOG503P256; COG:A) produces the protein MGLAGAKNKRRLGNDPNNNRWMRNTESFGQKMLRSQGWEPGQYLGAKDAAHAENYGAASASHIQVTLKDDTLGLGAKRNNGDECTGLFDFQHLLGRLNGKSEEALESELKKREDLMMNSYLERRLGTIRFVRGGWLVGDVLKKEPQEGADKGEVNGAQKSSEESTEESAETEASEPSDLPSKKRKADEDTEKDDEKARKKEKKSKKRKTESDVETDSAGSKEKKDKKSKKRKVDSAESDTEPAKSEKSSKREKQKSESPEEEVDTSAEDAKRAKKEKKKERKEKKEKKEKKDKKDKKKKDKPVSESGSEAGASSSKEKKRKKEESVTPAVESDASTPTASGYSTPVTTNTRYLARSRFIAQKKMAFADSAALNQIFMIKS, from the exons ATGGGTCTCGCTGGTGCAAAGAA CAAACGGAGACTCGGCAACGATCCGAATAACAACAGATGGATGCGCAACACCGAATCTTTTGGCCAGAAGATGCTGCGGTCGCAGGGGTGGGAGCCGGGCCAGTACCTCGGAGCCAAGGACGCGGCGCATGCCGAAAACTATGGAGCTGCCAGCGCATCGCATATCCAGGTCACCTTGAAGGACGACACCCTCGGTCTTGGAGCCAAACGAAACAATGGAGACGAGTGCACAGGACTGTTCGACTTCCAACACTTGCTCGGGAGACTCAACGGCAAGAGCGAGGAGGCGCTGGAGAGTGAGCTGAAGAAGCGCGAGGATCTGATGATGAACTCATATCTTGAGCGGAGATTAGGGACGATTCGCTTCGTTAGGggcggttggttggtgggcgatgtgctgaagaaggagcCACAAGAGGGTGCCGACAAGGGCGAGGTCAATGGTGCTCAGAAGAGTTCCGAGGAGTCCACAGAAGAGAGCGCCGAGACAGAAGCCTCGGAGCCTTCAGATCTCCCATCAAAAAAGCGCAAGGCCGACGAGGACACAGAAAAGGACGACGAGAAGGCgcgcaagaaggagaagaagtccaagaagaggaaaacaGAATCTGATGTTGAAACAGACAGTGCCGGCtcgaaggagaagaaggacaaaaAGTCGAAGAAGCGCAAGGTGGACTCGGCGGAAAGCGACACAGAGCCAGCCAAGTCGGAGAAGTCGAGCAAGCgggagaagcagaagagcGAGTCtccagaagaggaggtagACACATCGGCTGAGGATGCTAAGAGggcaaagaaggagaagaagaaggaaaggaaggagaagaaagaaaagaaagagaagaaggacaagaaagacaagaaaaagaaggacaAGCCAGTGTCAGAATCAGGTTCAGAGGCTGGCGCAAGCAGttccaaggagaagaagcgcaaAAAAGAGGAGAGTGTCACCCCGGCAGTTGAAAGTGATGCGTCAACGCCAACTGCGAGCGGTTACTCGACGCCTGTGACTACGAATACCCGCTACCTGGCAAGGTCACGGTTTATTgcccagaagaagatggccTTTGCAGATAGTGCGGCGCTCAATCAG ATCTTCATGATCAAGTCCTAG
- the COX17 gene encoding Cytochrome c oxidase copper chaperone (EggNog:ENOG503P741; COG:O) — MSSAQATASSIASSAPVAPVVAQSAAAAAADKPKPCCVCKDEKAKRDECMLFSKAADPQKDCLLTIDQYRSCMAGFGFKV, encoded by the exons ATGTCCTCCGCCCAAGCTACCGCCAGCTCAATCG CCTCCAGCGCCCCGGTTGCGCCGGTGGTCGCCCAgtcagctgctgctgctgctgctgacaaGCCCAAG CCCTGCTGCGTGTGCAAAGACGAAAAGGCCAAGCGCGACGAGTGCATGCTCTTCTCCAAGGCTGCCGACCCACAAAAGGACTGCTTGTTGACCATTGATCAGTATAGGAGTTGTAtggctgggtttgggttcAAGGTTTag
- a CDS encoding uncharacterized protein (EggNog:ENOG503Q03N), which produces MNSRDPPARQPSLSYARILKGDTIKNRKVLASKSKPATKDTKEPPTTTKKGEKECPEGAMRAQDQLQKHKQNHKPGRDRNTAPGPGPNRQVKDTKDNSSAEFPQLKKPAREPPRNPPQPKPQSPEKHKAKSAPTVTRTQSYAQVASGKKVQVLTKAPKTSTTKPADTEYLSIAHEPTAKMPSKSSQSSNWRNSSDAKAKTPGSQPGSREKTLHQGSLSSQPPPPALPVTDKTTPKSKSRHKGHHKRNSSSTSATKPADRKRHNSAGVCDSPTKKSSTSESDMVIARQRARRFSAPDIPSPIREEPENVTSEAPAVDAAQLDFIKQRAERTATVIAAHDKGEYSLWDTQYEWDVLVVCKDKSWQVHHDILSRESEFMRERLPPKDPAGYIRFELDGHDAMQLGYALQFMYLKSYPDAYYDRNAPLYGEPLRFNTFLYIAGASIEYTAMMDFAVARLNEATAIIGEYLPILQERSPNSLQEPNPELFNLYNPLGWALSMMYEQGTNVLMRNLRLAMAKLIDVSMLYLILDRGFKQVFSMSWVGFLYPNLVNDAIFFGSVGAMEPLKESGMIAAQQQSQHLQESQHQQQGQIPIQGQHQEQHQEQHQEQHQEQHQPEAQHTAETARNTNVLWKASWDQSQARLKTQLPQKQESVQPPVETPAPISQPATAPASRLPNDGVWGNDIWERIDRTHVNGIGPGRRGRDREFGGARCARDGRMGGSKYFYPRGCSRARADNDWRCPWNRDWRKRDEPEEYHQPEEVEDEDGNLWIIGNPGPTPAPQKQPEQPEQVSQPDQREQSEKPHEDLEEERRERPHSVSDDLVNPWDEDTWRPATKEQRKAGGSEESGPDDDDDERSTITAFTPVTSMAGDDVMSGSTMIPVVFEDDADEAGGEERTGNDLVVTAIASKEGGQDGGDLTPTPSAIH; this is translated from the exons ATGAATTCCCGAGACCCTCCAGCGAGGCAACCCTCGCTCTCCTATGCTAGAATTTTGAAAGGAGACACGATTAAGAATCGCAAAGTCCTCGCTTCAAAGTCTAAGCCAGCCACCAAGGATACCAAGGAGCCCCCAACGACCAccaaaaaaggagaaaaggaGTGCCCTGAGGGTGCGATGCGTGCTCAAGACCAGCTtcaaaaacacaaacaaaaccacaaGCCAGGTCGAGACAGGAACACTGCACCAGGGCCCGGCCCGAACCGCCAGGTCAAGGATACCAAAGACAACTCCTCCGCCGAGTTTCCTCAGTTGAAAAAGCCGGCTCGCGAACCGCCACGGAATCCACCTCAGCCAAAACCTCAGTCACCTGAAAAACATAAAGCAAAAAGCGCCCCCACTGTCACCAGAACTCAAAGTTATGCCCAAGTCGCCTCTGGCAAGAAAGTCCAAGTTCTCACCAAGGCACCCAAAACCAGCACAACCAAGCCAGCAGACACGGAATATCTCTCGATTGCCCATGAGCCCACTGCAAAAATGCCCTCAAAATCTTCGCAGTCGAGCAACTGGAGAAACTCGAGCGACGCAAAGGCGAAAACACCCGGGTCTCAACCAGGTTCCAGGGAGAAAACCTTGCACCAGGGTTCCCTGAGCTcacaaccgccgccgccagctttGCCGGTGACAGACAAGACGACTCCCAAATCGAAATCTAGGCATAAGGGCCACCACAAGAGGAATTCGTCTTCAACTTCAGCAACGAAACCAGCGGATAGGAAACGCCACAACAGCGCTGGAGTCTGTGATTCACCCACTAAGAAGTCCAGCACCTCTGAATCAGACATGGTAATTGCTCGTCAGAGAGCCCGTCGCTTCTCGGCCCCCGACATACCTTCACCCATCAGAGAAGAGCCTGAGAATGTGACCAGCGAAGCGCCAGCGGTTGATGCCGCGCAACTTGACTTTATCAAGCAAAGGGCAGAGCGCACTGCCACGGTGATTGCCGCTCACGATAAGGGAGAATATTC ACTTTGGGATACTCAATATGAATGGGACGTATTAGTGGTATGTAAAGACAAGTCTTGGCAGGTACATCATGACATCTTGTCTCGAGAATCCGAGTTCATGAGAGAgcgcctccctcccaaagATCCA GCTGGATACATTCGCTTTGAGCTTGACGGCCATGATGCCATGCAACTAGGCTACGCGCTGCAATTCATGTATCTCAAGAGCTACCCAGATGCCTACTACGACAGAAACGCTCCACTTTATGGCGAGCCGCTCCGATTCAACACCTTTCTCTACATCGCCGGTGCTTCCATCGAATACACCGCCATGATGGATTTCGCCGTGGCTCGTCTTAACGAGGCTACGGCAATCATCGGAGAAtaccttcccatcctccaagAGCGCTCTCCCAACAGTCTCCAAGAGCCCAACCCAGAGCTTTTCAACCTATACAACCCACTCGGATGGGCTCTTAGCATGATGTATGAGCAGGGCACAAATGTGTTGATGAGAAATCTACGGTTAGCCATGGCCAAACTCATCGATGTCTCGATGCTGTACCTCATCCTGGATCGCGGATTCAAGCAGGTTTTTAGCATGAGCTGGGTTGGATTCCTCTACCCGAACTTGGTAAATGATGCCATCTTCTTCGGAAGTGTCGGGGCGATGGAACCTCTGAAAGAAAGCGGCATGATCGCTGCTCAACAGCAAAGCCAGCATCTACAAGAAAgtcagcaccagcaacaggGCCAGATCCCAATACAAGGCCAACACCAAGAGCAACACCAAGAGCAACACCAAGAGCAACACcaagaacaacaccaacccgAAGCCCAACATACCGCCGAAACAGCAAGGAATACCAACGTATTATGGAAGGCAAGTTGGGATCAGTCACAAGCCAGACTCAAGACTCAGCTTCCTCAGAAGCAGGAGAGTGTACAGCCGCCAGTCGAGACCCCGGCACCAATATCCCAACCCGCAACGGCACCGGCGAGCCGGCTGCCTAATGATGGTGTTTGGGGCAACGATATTTGGGAGCGGATAGACAGGACTCATGTCAATGGTATTGGgccaggaagaaggggaagggaccGGGAATTCGGCGGAGCTAGGTGTGCCAGAGACGGCCGAATGGGAGGATCTAAGTACTTCTATCCACGAGGGTGTTCAAGAGCGCGCGCGGATAATGACTGGCGATGCCCATGGAACCGGgactggaggaagagggacgAGCCGGAGGAATACCACCagccggaggaggtggaggacgaAGATGGTAACCTATGGATCATCGGAAATCCGGGGCCTACACCGGCTCCACAGAAGCAACCGGAGCAGCCGGAGCAAGTGAGCCAGCCCGACCAGCGAGAACAATCGGAAAAGCCGCACGAGGACCTGGAGGAAGAACGAAGGGAAAGGCCTCACAGTGTTTCGGATGATTTGGTCAACCCCTGGGATGAGGACACCTGGCGGCCTGCCACGAAGGAGCAACGAAAGGCGGGAGGCTCGGAAGAGAGTGGCcccgatgatgacgacgacgaacgTTCGACGATTACGGCTTTTACCCCGGTTACTTCCATGGCAGGAGACGACGTTATGAGCGGGTCTACGATGATTCCGGTGGTTTTTGAGGACGACGCGGACgaggcgggtggtgaggaaaggACGGGTAATGACTTGGTGGTGACTGCGATTGCTTccaaggagggggggcaagATGGGGGGGATCTCACGCCTACGCCCAGTGCAATTCACTAG